TAGTTTTAAAGTTGTGTTTTGGAATTGAGTCAAGGAGGGTAGGTAGGACTTAAGCCAGGCATTTTCCTTTGTGCTCCAAATtctcctcctctataaaatggaggACAGGAGAAGAAGGAAGCTAAATTGGATGAACTCTAAAGTCTCTTTGAGTTCTAATGCTTGGGAAAAATGGGGAGGATATTACCCAATTTCCTTACAGTGATGTCAGGAAGACTGTATCATAAATTAACGGTGGCACTATGGTGTGTGGGCCAAATCtggctctctgtctgtctgtctatgccCCACAAGCAAAAGTTGGTTTTTATATGtttgaatgtttgaaaaaattaaaagagaatattATTTTGTGCCACATACAAATTATATGAAGTTCAAATTTCAGTGCCCATAAATAAACTTGCATTATAACATAGCCATACTCATTCATCTACATATTGTCAGCGACTGCCTTTGCCCTACAACAGAGTCCAGTACTGTAGTTGGGATAGAGACCATATGGTCTGCACagcctaaaatataaatatttgctatttaGTCCTTTATAGGAAAGTTTGCTGAACTGTGTTTTAAAGCATTGTTGAACTCCATTCTGAACtgaattgaaaaaacaaacaaacaagaattcTTCAGAGACTTTCAGTTAtgtgaaatataattttcttcattGAGTACCTATTGCTCTGACCCTCAGTCCATGTCACATCATTCTGTACCGACAAGAGCTGTATCATCAGACAGAGTTAAGTGTATGTTGCCCACAAATTGCTATGGGAAAATGTCAAAAAAGActtcctaaaggaaaaaaaaaaatctaccactaATCCTCTCAGGAGAAATTACAAAAGCAGGAATCAAAACATAAAGAACCAAGTGATGAAGGATTTCAtaactcccccaaaataaaaaaactgatatctcaaattatattataattttaaagttcTATATAAAAGAGACATCACAAACTTCTTGTTTtaaaaacactccacaaaatTCTCATATGTTGCTGCTGGTGGATGTGCAATACGGGAAACAATTCAGCAGTTTGGAAAGGAGTTTGGCAGCTTCTTATAAAGGAAAATATGCATGTACCATATTACCTGGCCCttctattcctaggtatttccCAAGAGAAATTAAGACACATATGTTCATACAACAACTGGTACCTAAATGTTCATAATGTTCTCTGCAATGGTCGCAGGCTAGAAACAGCCTATCTTtccatcaactggtgaatgaTAAACAAATGTCATAGGTCCATACAATGTCATACTACTGGGCAGTTAAAAAGGAGGCCAAATTATTGCTAGATGGAACAATGTGAATACATCTCAAAAGCATTCTGCCaattgaaagaagccagacatactGAATGAGTCTGTTTAtatgatattctggaaaaggcaaaatgatAGTGACTGAGAGCATATCCGTGCTTGCCTCAGTCAGAAGTGGGGGAAGGGATCGCTTGGGGGCACAAAGGAACTTTGAGAGGCACAGGAAACATTTTACACCATAATTGTAATGGTTACACAACTGTAcacatttatcaaatattaaattttagggttaaaattggttttgtttattttgtagaaatatacctcaataaagttgattaaaaatgaaaaggcacagcctgaccaggtggtggtacagtggatagagcatcagactgggatgcagaggatccaggttcgagaccccaaggtcaccagattgagtgcgggctcatctggtttgagcaaggctcaccaacgtgagcccaaggtttctggctcaagcaagggatcacttggtctgctgtagccccctggtcaaggcacatatgagaaatcaatcaacggacaactaaggagccgcaacaaaaattgatgtttctcatctctctccttcctgtctgtctgtccctctctctgactctgtctctgccacacacaaaaaagaaaaggcacagaCTAGAAGAATATAAAACTTCAATACTTCAATATATGTAACTGATAAAAGATTAGTGCTTacattatacaaaaaaaattgttaggGAAAGACAATTTATCACACAATGAGACATCATTTCACACCCACCAggttggcaaaaataaaaaaaatctgacaaaatTAAGTGTTGGCAAAAGTGAAAACACTGGAACACATATTGTGCTGTTGGGAGTTTAATTTGGAACAATGGTTTTGGGAAGCAATCTGGCATTATCTGGTGAAGCTGAAGATGCATGTACCTATGATCCAGCAGATTCACTCCTAGGTGTAGAACGACCCAGAAAAACCCTTGTATATGTGTTCCAGGGGCATGGATATACACATTAAAAACAGCataagaaacaacccaaatatccctCAAGGGTAGTAAATCAGTTGGGATATACAATGTACAATAATACTAATCATCAGTGAAAATGAATTAATCTACAGCTAGTAAACACCCAGAGGAAAGACTCACCAATGTTATATTGACATAGAAAAGCAAGTtgccaaagaatatatacactatGATACCATTTAGGTAAAGTTCTCAAAAGCATGAAAAACCAAGCCATATGGGAATGTACACAAACATATGTaataagagccctggctgggtagctcagttggtagagcaccATCCCATTATGCCAAGGTTGTGCGGTCCATCCCTGACCAGAACACCTATAAGAAGCAACCAAGGCCCTGaacggtggctcagtgggtagaacgtGGGCTCCACATATGGacctcccaggtttgattcctggtcagggcacacaggagaaacaaccatctgcttctaccctccttcctctccttctctccctcttcctctcccgcagccagtggctccattggttggagcgtGGCCCCAGGCGGCACTGAGGAGAGCTAGCACGCAACCTCAGACGCTAAAAATTggttggtacttgagcatcagccccagaagaggttgctgggtggatccctggaTACTGGTTGGGGAGTATgccaggaatctgcctcactatctcccctcctctcaccaaaaaaaaaaaaaaaagcaaccaataattgcatgaataggtggaaaaaaacaaaattgatgtcagctttctgtctttctctccctccacctcactctctccaaaaaaaaaaaaaaattaataaaagaaaaacatggctCAAGTACCAGATATTTGAACTCTGTCGCTGGGCCCCCCAGTGCAATCTATTGGCGTGAACAAGTCCATATGGGAAGTGCAACTCAAGGGCTGACCTActcaaaacattttccaaatggaCCTTATCACCTCCGCCTCCCACCCTACTCGAGCCCAGGATAATAGCTTTTCCTCAAGGGATTTCCAATTTGCAAGTGCACTTCTCTTAAAAAcggattttagagaaagaggaagggagggggagaaccATCGATTTGTTTTCccatttatctatgcattcattagttgatttctTGTTTGCGCCCTGGTGGGGGACCCAGCCTGCAACCTCGGTGAATCAGGACTaccactaaccaactgagctacctggccggggCTGCAAAGGAATCTTGATAACTTTCTGGTAATGGGCCATGGGGAGAAAATTGTGTGTCCTAATTCCAGTATAATCAATTGCATCTTTTGTTTATTCAGTACCAGCTGTTTTAGGGGCTGTGGAGGgaactgttaaaaacaaaataaaaattcctaccTTCATGAAGTTTACATTCAGAAGGCAGGGACGACGTTTTGCGTCACTATGACGTAGGACAAAGCAAGGTGGGCAATTACTAGTCCCACAAGTCCTACAATACCTAAAAGCGCGACTCAATTTACTCCGGCCACCGTCGTTTCCCTCAGGCTTCAGACTCCGCTCACGGCCCCACCTCCGGGCACTGGTCCGCCCACGTTCCTGACGTCAATTTTCCAGGCCGCGACGCAAAGACCCGGCCAATCGAAAGCCGCAGAAGATGCTGGAGCTCCACTAAGCCCCGCCCCGTGAGTCGACGCGCGGGCAACGGCGATGGGGCCCGCGAGATGTGTGGCCCTGCGCGCCTGGACACTGTTTGGGCGCAAGGCTCTTCCCCCCGGAGCCGGGCCTGTGGCGGGCGCAGGGTCCTGGTTTCGGTTGCTGGCCGCGAGGGGGCTTCCTACGGGACATGCGCTTGGCCGGGCCTGCTTGACCCCTGCCCGTGCGCGCGGCCTGCGCGGCGGCCCCGGCCTGGAGGAGTGGACAGAGGGGGCAGCCGGCGCGGGGCGCCCGGAATCCCGCGCTGCAGGTACGGGCGTGGAGGAGGGCGGCGGCCCCTGCGGGCTGCTGGAAGCCGGGCGCCCCGCTGAGGAGGCTCTGAGTTGTCCTCTTCATGCATCTCGTCTGGAGTCACAGAACTCCAGATCCAGAGCTGGAAGGGAGTGAAAAGGTCGGCACCGCCTTGCGTGTCACAGTGAAGCCGGGAGGTGAACTGACGGCCCCAAACCCCAGGCGTCCGGAGGGCCCCACCGTCCTCACCCGCTTCCCGCTCTCCGCGGGGTCCTGGGAACTGGACGTGTCCCGAGAGGGTTGGGGCTGGGGGCGAAGGGAAGGAGCGCCGAGAGCAGACGGGCCTGATTTAAGGCCCTGTAATCACTGGGGGTTTGGGGGACGTGAAAGGTGGTAAATAGGTCACATCTGTGAAAGGCTCTGTAGGAGAAGGGGAGTGTTGCTGAACTAGCCGCGAGGTCGGTCCCCGGGCGGCCGCTGTAGAACGGAAGGGTGCTATGCATGAGCAGGCCCCTACTCCCGGGTGAAGAACACAATATCTAAATCTCTACAGGTAAAaaaccaacaataaaaaaagGTTTTCACAGATAACAGTTGTTACAGAACCCAGTTCGCCTTATAAGAACATTTTGAGGGTTCAGAATAAGGTTGCTTTAAAATTTCCAGCTACCATTGGTTCTGGGGCCACCCACTTAACTCTGCTAAGCCTAAATTCCTTCCTCTTTCAAGTGAAGGTTGTGGACCAGATAATAAGAGCCCTTCCAGCTCACAATTCCAGGCCCTTTCTGTCCGAGATTTCATTTAATATGCCCCAGGCTGTCACCACCTCCCGGACTGGtgctggttccttttttttttttttttttcatttatctctttAACGGTTCTGTGTCTGAGTTATATTGCTCATTCCCTTAAGTACTATTTAACAGAAAGTCATTTGTTGTTGATCTATGGTTCTGTTTGCACGTGGTAATAGCAAAGGATGAATGGTAACCTGAGTACTCTTCCTGTAGAAGGGCAGCAGTGCTGTCGGAAACCACTGCCCAGTTCCAGCATCGGGGAGGCGTGCTCCCTGGGGTCCTTCAAAACATTATAGACCTAAATACCCTCATGGAGGGGCAGTTTCACTGTCAGTTACCTGCAtacctgtctgtgtctgtctcctaCCTAGCCACCTGTCACAAGCAATTTTTTGTGCATTTCAGATCATACTGCTTCCAAGTTTGACATCGATATGCTGGTTTCACTGCTGAGGCAAGAAAACGCAAGAGACATTTGTGTGATCAAGGTTCCTCCAGAAATGAAATACACAGATTACTTTGTGATTGGTGGTGGAACTTCTACCCGACACTTACATGCCATGGCCCACTACATTGTGAAAATGGTAGGatgctttcttttccctttggaaCCGTTAACTGAATGGGATAGTGTCAGTTCATCAGGCTGAGGAGCAACACATGAAAAATAATCCCATCAGGTTATATCAGAAGCCCCGATTTTCAGAATTTGcatgaatgttttatattctttggtAGTGAAAGTTATGGGGACAAATACCTAGCCCTAGTGAATCAGTATATTTCTGATTCTTGTCTCTTATgaccacaaggaaaaaaatatttaaaaaaagaaacacacttgGGACAAACTAGAAGACTGTATAACCCAGAGGAAATTCTAGAGCCACACTGTCCATTGTGGTAGCCATTTGCCACACATGatcaattataaattaaaattaaatattcagttCTTCAGTTGTCCTAGGCCAAATTTCAGGTGCTCAGTGGCCACATGTGACTAACAGCCAAATACTATATTAGACAGCACAACTATGAAACGTTTCCATAATTGCAGAAAGCTCCGTTGGCCGGTGCTGACCTAGAGTTTGAGTCAAATGTTTGAGCCTGGCCGGCGTTCCCAAGCACTGTGTAGTGAAAAAGATGTCGTCTTGACCTCTGACTTCACAGTTGAGGAAACGGAGGGAAGTTCATTTTCCAGCTGAAAGGAGATCAGTGAGGAAGAAAATGGACCTGGCAGCCTTTACCTGATTCTGCTACCACTGTAGGGAGAAATATACCCCCCTAACCTTGTTGAAAATTGGTCATAGAGGACAATTAAGACCAAAAGAAGAGCTGGGATTGCCTCTAGAAGGGTGTTGACAATAAGGGGGCTGAAAACAGCCCTAGTGAGACATGGCGGAGCAGAGGACGGTTCCACCACAGGGTagtggagagacaggcagagaaccAGGGGCGTGGAGAAGAGACAGGGCCCCAAGGTCTCTGTCAGAAACAGTAGGACGGGGCAAGGTGAATACTTAAAAGTGACCGTTGGACTTGGAGATGTAAAAAGAATAAGGTTTTTCAGAGAACTTTCTGTGGAAGAAGGAGGGCAAGGGAATAGAAATTACTTTTACAAGAACTTTAGATGAGGAAGAAAAATGCAAGGTCAAGGAAATGTTGTTTGTGGTATAATATACATAATGTAAAACTtaacattttaaccattttcaagtgtacagttaaGTGGCATTAGGTATAAACATTGTTGCCGCCATCCATCTCCAGATTGTTCTCTTGCAAAACTTGAAACTCTTGTACAGTTGATACCACTCTACAGGGAAACATGCCTCTCTCACCTTGTTGAAGTTGGTCATAGAGGGGACAATTAAGACTAAAAGaatagctctggccaggtagctcagttgattacagcATTGTCCCCATGTtctaaggtcacaggttcaatacctggtcagagcacatacaagaatcagctaaTTGGTAGATGAATAGGTggtacaacaaattgatgtttctttctctgtctctcctttcttctttctcaaatcaataataatactaaaataacTAGGATTGCCTAGAAAAGGATGGTAAAATAAGAAGGGGGCTGAAAACAGAGCCTTGGTCCCTGTACACATTAAACAATAACTTcccagctctggccagttagctcagttgatcctGATACACCGAGGTTGCGGgttcactccctggtcagggcacatacaaaaatccaccagagaatgcataaataagtggaacaacaaatctatgttcctccctccctccttccctctttcccttcctccctctctcctttcttccttcccttcctctccccctgcccttctctgtctcccccctccttctctcccctctccctctcccccttctttccctctcctgcccaccttcctctctaaaatcaataaaataagtaaataaaacaataattttccattctccctctccccaacccctgggaGCCACCATTCTGCCAcgtctctataaatttgactaAGTACCTCACATGCATGAAATAATACCCTATGTGATCTGTTGTggctggcttatgtcacttagcataacatcttttttttttttttttaatttttttctttattgattttttttttttctttccagagacagagtcagagaaagggatagatagggacagacagacaggaatggagagagataagaagcatcaatcattagtttttcattgtggcactttagttgttcactgattgctctctcatatgtgccttgactgtgggactacagcagaccaagtaatcccttgcttgagccagcggccttgggtccaagctggtgagctttgctcaaaccagatgagcccgcgctcaagctggcgacctcggggtctcgaacctgggtcctctacatcccagtccgatgctctatccactgcgccaccgcctggtcaggcccttagcATAacatcttcaaggttcatccacattgtagcctgtttcagaatattttattacatGGACATTCCATTACTGGATACTTGGGTTCCATCCCCCTttgggttattatgaataatgctgctctaATCAGGAGTGTAGCAATATCTCTTTATgtcccagctttttttaaaatatattttaaaattatagttgacatacaatattaatttcaggtgtacagtacagtgattagacatttctatACGTTAAGAACTgatcacgcctgaccaggcggtggcgcagtggatagagcgtcggactgggatgcggaaggacccaggttcgagaccccgaggtcgccagcttgagtgcgggctcatctggcttgagcaaagagctcaccagcttagacccaaggtccctggctccagcagggggttactcggtctgctgaaggcccgcggtcaaggcacatgtgagaaagcaatcaatgaacaactaagaagtcgcaatgcgcaacgagaaactgatgattgatgcttctcatctctctccattcctgtctgtctgtccctgtctatctctgcctctgtaaaaaaaaaaaaaaaaaaaaaaaaaaaaaaaaaaaaaagaactgatcaCCATAATAGGTCTGTCACTCATcggtaccatacatagttattaaatattattattgactatattccctatgctgtgtcATATATTCTTATGACTAATTTTATAACTAGTAGTTGGTGCTTCTtgattcccttcaccttttttgctTATCTTGCCAACTCTCTCATCTGGCAATTACCAGTTCTCttcctatgagtttgtttttattttgttcacttattttgttttttagattcctaagtgaaatcatatggtattcgtctttctctgacttatttcacttagcagaatgccTTCAAGGTCCATTTGTGTCACAGACGGCAagattttgttctaatttttggCTGGCTGGCTTGcttacttcattcattcatttgagacAAAgatagggagagaaggaggacagaaatgagaagcattagctcatagttgcttctctttagttgttcattgattgcttctcatatgtgccttgacggggcagggGCGGCTctgactgagccagtgaccttgggatcata
Above is a window of Saccopteryx bilineata isolate mSacBil1 chromosome 7, mSacBil1_pri_phased_curated, whole genome shotgun sequence DNA encoding:
- the MALSU1 gene encoding mitochondrial assembly of ribosomal large subunit protein 1, with translation MGPARCVALRAWTLFGRKALPPGAGPVAGAGSWFRLLAARGLPTGHALGRACLTPARARGLRGGPGLEEWTEGAAGAGRPESRAADHTASKFDIDMLVSLLRQENARDICVIKVPPEMKYTDYFVIGGGTSTRHLHAMAHYIVKMYKFLKCNSEPHVKIEGKDTDDWLCVDFGKMVVHLMLPETRETYELEKLWTLRSFDDQLAQIAPETLPEDFILGIEDDPLFPTPVEFKCE